Proteins from a genomic interval of Scomber scombrus unplaced genomic scaffold, fScoSco1.1 SCAFFOLD_172, whole genome shotgun sequence:
- the rgn gene encoding regucalcin: MMSSVKVECVVKESALIGEGPVWEESEQTLLFVDIVGQKIHRWSPTTNQIQSVETGHMVGFAVPRRSGGYVAGVGRSIVAVDWSAQTMTSLAEVDEDKPTNRLNDGKVDPIGRLLAGTMGMMESPAVFQKQQGSLFSLTSDLTVTRHLSQVDISNGMDWSLDQKTFFYIDSLCLTVDAFDHEPETGELSNRRVVYRLQEGEGLPDGMTADADGRLWVACFNGGRVINIDPSTGVRLQTVSLPVMKTTSCCFGGPDYADLYVTSARLGLSEEELRQQPLAGATFRVTGLGVKGRPSNSFSG, encoded by the exons atgatgtcatcagtgaaGGTGGAGTGTGTGGTAAAGGAGAGCGCTCTGATTGGTGAAGGGCCAGTGTGGGAGGAGTCAGAGCAGACGCTCCTATTCGTCGACATCGTCGGACAGAAGATCCACCGCTGGAGTCCAACGACCAATCAGATCCAGTCTGTGGAAACAG gtcaCATGGTGGGCTTTGCGGTCCCTCGTAGGTCAGGTGGTTATGTTGCAGGTGTGGGCCGCAGCATTGTGGCTGTCGATTGGTCGGCTCAGACGATGACATCATTGGCGGAAGTGGACGAAGACAAACCGACCAATCGGCTGAACGACGGGAAGGTGGATCCTATTGGACGCCTGCTGGCAG GGACGATGGGGATGATGGAGAGTCCGGCGGTGTTTCAGAAACAGCAGGGGTCACTGTTctccctgacctctgacctcactgtCACCAGACACCTGAGCCAg gtggACATCTCTAACGGGATGGACTGGTCTTTGGATCAGAAGACGTTTTTCTACATCGACAGTTTGTGTTTGACTGTCGACGCGTTCGATCACGAGCCGGAAACCGGAGAGctga GTAACCGGCGGGTGGTGTACCGCCtgcaggagggggaggggctTCCTGACGGGATGACAGCTGATGCTGACGGTCGTCTCTGGGTCGCCTGTTTCAACGGAGGACGGGTCATCAACATCGACCCCAGTACTG gtgtgcgGCTGCAGACCGTGTCTCTGCCGGTGATGAAGACGACTTCGTGCTGTTTCGGAGGTCCAGACTACGCTGACCTCTACGTGACCTCGGCCCGTCTGGGTCTCAGTGAGGAAGAACTGAGACAGCAGCCGTTAGCCGGAGCTACGTTCAGG gtgacAGGTCTCGGGGTCAAAGGTCGTCCTTCTAACTCATTCTCTGGATGA
- the LOC133977247 gene encoding LOW QUALITY PROTEIN: formin-like protein 2 (The sequence of the model RefSeq protein was modified relative to this genomic sequence to represent the inferred CDS: deleted 1 base in 1 codon), whose translation MLISDNVSYSSALVTRSNTLPSRRTLKNSRLVCKKDDVHVCVMCLRAIMNYQYGFNMVMSHPHAVNEIALSLNNRNPRTKALVLELLAAVCLVRGGHEIILSAFDNFKTVCSESMRFEKLMEHFKNEDDNIDFLVACMQFINIVVHSVEDMNFRVHLQYDFTKLNLDEHLERLKHTESDRLQVQIQAYLDNVFDVGTLLEDAETKTAALERVEELEENLTTMSERLLDVENEAMLKIVELEKQLMQTNKELDNMREVYTSANTQVHTLRRMVREKDQTIRRQSRLERQAQEAQQAGGPGAPQPQRGEGDGGVADSASPSPPPFPNLSPQVGHCPETVAYHSMGPGMGGATDLPVPPPPPPPPPMLGTSELPNGPYPAPPPPAPPPPPPPPPPPCRTSELSVPMPPPPPPVAPPLPGSSPTVIFNSGLAEGTLKLFSVKIKKPIQTKFRMPVLNWVALKPSQINGTVFNDVDDESILQDLDMEGFEELFKTKAQGPAVDLTLSRQKLPQKAPSKVSLLEANRAKNLAITLRKAGQGSEVICRAIQMFDLRTVRVDFVDCLMRFLPTEAEVKMLRQYERDRKPAEALSDEDRFMMQFSRIERLNQRMAIMTFMGNFNDNTQMLTPQLHAVIAASVSIKSSQKLKKILEIILALGNYMNSSKRGAVYGFKLQSLDLLLETKSTDRKQTLLHYISNVVRQKYSAVSLFYNELHYVDKAAAVSLENVLCDVKDLQRGMELTWREFSVQHNATLKDFISRNESRLTKVQEDARIAQDAFEDVVKFFGESSKTMPPSVFFPIFVRFIKAYRLVEEENEQRRRQEQMLLEKLEQEETKSPSHRGKRQQQELLGELRRRQGKDSRHVYEGNDGAIEDIITALKTVPFTARSAKRSSRFFCDPAHSEEHY comes from the exons atgctGATCTCTGATAATGTTTCTTACAGTTCGGCGCTGGTGACTCGCTCCAACACGCTGCCGAGTCGTCGCACTCTGAAGAATTCTCGACTCGTCTGTAAGAAAGACGACGTCCACGTCTGCGTCATGTGTCTCCGAGCCATCATGAACTACCAG tatGGGTTCAACATGGTCATGTCTCATCCTCACGCTGTCAATGAAATCGCCCTGAGTCTCAACAACAGGAACCCCAg GACGAAGGCTCTGGTGTTGGAGTTGCTGGCAGCAGTGTGTTTGGTTAGAGGAGGACACGAGATCATCCTGTCTGCCTTTGACAATTTTAAGACG GTGTGTTCAGAGTCGATGCGATTTGAGAAGTTGATGGAACATTTCAAGAATGAAGACGACAACATCGACTTCTTG GTGGCCTGCATGCAGTTCATCAACATCGTGGTTCACTCAGTGGAAGATATGAACTTCAGAGTCCATCTGCAGTACGACTTCACCAAACTGAACCTGGACGAACACCTGGAG AGGTTGAAGCACACAGAGAGCGACAGGCTGCAGGTGCAGATTCAAGCATACCTGGACAACGTGTTCGACGTGGGGACGCTGCTGGAGGATGCTGAGACAAAAACTGCTGCTCTGGAGAgggtggaggagctggaggagaacCTGACCACG ATGTCAGAGCGTCTGCTGGACGTAGAGAATGAAGCGATGTTGAAGATCGTTGAACTGGAGAAACAGCTGATGCAGACCAACAAGGAGCTGGACAACATGCGG GAGGTGTACACCAGCGCCAACACGCAGGTGCACACTCTGCGGCGGATGGTTCGGGAGAAGGATCAGACCATCCGGCGTCAGAGTCGTCTAGAGCGTCAG GCCCAGGAAGCCCAGCAGGCGGGGGGCCCTGGAGCTCCTCAACCccagagaggagagggtgaCGGGGGCGTGGCCGACTCTgcctccccttctcctcctcccttccccaACCTCTCCCCCCAGGTAGGACATTG CCCTGAGACCGTAGCCTATCACAGCATGGGACCAGGGATGGGCGGAGCTACAGATCTGCCAgtcccgcctcctcctcctcctccacctccaatGCTGGGAACCAGTGAGT TGCCCAATGGGCCGTACCCTGCCCCTCCcccccctgctcctcctccccccccacctccaccacctccaccctgTCGGACCAGTGAGCTCTCTGTCCCcatgcccccccctcccccccctgtTGCCCCCCCTCTGCCGGGGTCGTCCCCCACCGTCATCTTTAACTCTGGACTGGCAG AGGGAACGCTCAAGTTATTCT CGGTGAAGATTAAGAAGCCGATCCAGACGAAGTTCCGGATGCCGGTGCTGAACTGGGTCGCTCTGAAGCCGAGTCAGATCAACGGGACCGTCTTcaatgatgttgatgatgaatCCATTCTGCAG GACCTGGACATGGAGGGCTTTGAGGAGCTGTTTAAGACGAAGGCTCAGGGTCCGGCGGTGGACCTGACTCTGTCCCGTCAGAAGCTTCCTCAGAAAGCTCCGTCCAAAGTGTCTCTGCTGGAAGCCAACAGAGCCAAGAACCTGGCCATCACCCTGAGGAAGGCGGgccaggggtcagaggtcatctGCCGCGCCATCCAAAT GTTCGACCTGCGGACGGTTCGGGTGGACTTCGTGGACTGTCTGATGCGTTTCCTGCCGACCGAGGCCGAGGTGAAAATGCTACGGCAATACGAGAGGGACAGAAAACCTGCGGAAGCTCTGAGTGATGAAGATCGCTTCATGATGCAGTTCAGCCGCATCGAGAGGCTCAACCAGCGCATGGCCATCATGACCTTCATGGGCAACTTCAACGATAACACGCAGATGCTAACCCCG CAACTCCACGCTGTCATCGCTGCTTCAGTTTCTATCAAATCGTCtcaaaaactgaagaaaatccTGGAg ATCATCTTGGCTCTTGGGAACTACATGAACAGCAGTAAGAGAGGAGCGGTGTACGGATTCAAACTGCAGAGTTTAGacctg ctcctGGAGACGAAGtcgacagacaggaagcagacgtTGCTTCATTACATCTCTAACGTGGTGAGACAGAAATATTCAGCTGTGTCTCTTTTCTACAACGAACTTCACTACGTAGACAAAGCTGCTGcag tgAGTCTGGAGAACGTGCTGTGTGATGTGAAGGACCTGCAGCGCGGCATGGAGCTCACCTGGAGAGAGTTCAGTGTTCAACACAACGCGACACTCAAAGATTTCATCAGCAGGAACGAATCACGACTCACTAAAGTACAAGAGGACGCTCGCATCGctcag GACGCTTTTGAAGACGTTGTGAAGTTTTTTGGTGAAAGCTCGAAGACGATGCCGCCGTCCGTCTTCTTCCCGATCTTCGTCCGCTTCATTAAAGCGTACAGA ttggtagaggaggagaatgagCAGAGGAGGCGCCAGGAGCAGATGCTGCTTGAGAAACTAGAGCAGGAGGAGACCAAG tctcCCTCCCATAGGGGGAagcggcagcagcaggagcTTCTCGGAGAGCTGAGACGACGACAAGGAAAAGACAGCCGCCATGTTTATGAAGGAAATGACGGAGCGATAGAGGACATCATCACAG CTCTGAAGACCGTCCCCTTCACGGCTCGATCAGCCAAACGCAGCTCTCGTTTTTTCTGTGACCCCGCCCACTCTGAGGAGCACTACTGA